In a single window of the Fretibacterium sp. OH1220_COT-178 genome:
- a CDS encoding NAD(P)-dependent malic enzyme: MTNREEIAARALKVHRDARGKLFTGSKVPVETMADLALAYTPGVAEPCREIVRNPDAVYEVTSKWNTVAVITDGSAVLGLGDIGPEASLPVMEGKSVLFKRFADIDSFPLALRTQDVDAIVETAWLLTPGLGGINLEDISAPRCFEIERRLQEKCDIPVFHDDQHGTAVISLAGLLNALKIVEKKLEDVKIVLNGAGAAGGAICRYLIAAGARNVVLCDRAGALYRGRAEGMNAAKEELAALSNPAGERGSLADVIRGADVFMGISAPGTVTGEMVRSMGKRPVVFAMANPTPEIYPDEAKAAGAAVVATGRSDFPNQVNNCLGFPGIFRGALNARSRCINEEMKLAATYALAELVGEKELNPDYILPEALDARVVPAVAERVAEAARRTGVARV, encoded by the coding sequence ATGACGAATCGTGAGGAGATCGCAGCCCGGGCCCTGAAGGTCCACAGAGATGCGAGGGGAAAGCTCTTTACGGGGAGCAAGGTGCCCGTGGAGACGATGGCGGACCTGGCCCTGGCCTATACGCCCGGCGTGGCCGAGCCGTGCCGCGAAATCGTGCGCAACCCCGACGCGGTCTACGAGGTGACGTCCAAGTGGAACACCGTGGCCGTCATCACCGACGGCAGTGCGGTCCTGGGTTTGGGGGACATCGGCCCGGAGGCCTCTCTTCCGGTCATGGAGGGCAAGAGCGTCCTGTTCAAGCGCTTTGCGGACATCGACTCCTTTCCCCTGGCCCTGCGGACCCAGGATGTGGATGCCATCGTGGAGACGGCGTGGCTGCTGACGCCGGGGCTGGGCGGCATCAACCTCGAGGACATCTCCGCCCCGCGCTGTTTCGAGATCGAGCGGCGTCTCCAGGAAAAGTGCGACATTCCCGTGTTCCACGACGACCAGCACGGTACGGCCGTGATCTCCCTGGCGGGGCTGCTGAACGCCCTGAAGATCGTCGAAAAGAAGCTGGAGGACGTCAAGATCGTCCTGAACGGGGCCGGGGCGGCCGGCGGCGCGATCTGCCGCTACCTCATCGCGGCGGGAGCCCGGAACGTCGTGCTCTGCGACCGGGCCGGAGCCCTCTACAGGGGCAGGGCCGAGGGCATGAACGCCGCCAAGGAGGAACTGGCCGCTCTGTCGAACCCGGCGGGTGAGCGTGGAAGCCTGGCCGACGTGATCCGGGGCGCGGACGTCTTCATGGGGATCTCCGCGCCCGGCACGGTGACGGGCGAGATGGTGAGGTCGATGGGGAAGCGGCCGGTCGTCTTCGCCATGGCGAACCCGACGCCCGAGATCTACCCGGACGAGGCCAAGGCGGCCGGGGCGGCGGTGGTCGCCACGGGGCGCAGCGACTTTCCGAACCAGGTGAACAACTGCCTGGGGTTCCCCGGCATCTTCCGCGGGGCGCTCAACGCCCGGTCCCGCTGCATCAACGAGGAGATGAAGCTGGCCGCCACCTACGCTCTGGCCGAGCTGGTGGGAGAGAAGGAACTGAATCCGGACTACATCCTTCCCGAGGCTCTGGACGCCCGCGTCGTCCCCGCCGTGGCGGAACGGGTGGCCGAGGCCGCCCGCAGGACGGGCGTCGCGCGCGTATAG
- a CDS encoding EamA family transporter, with protein sequence MPFPTRLVVALVSVYVFWGGNFLAARFAVETIPPVSVTAMRFSLVGVLLYVFLALRGVARAGWGEWRDAAVTGALLLTLANGGLVWSQQFLPSGMASVLLGTTPMWLVTMDWLWKRGPKPRPAVFAGLFVGFLGILLLARHVVLKGDGAYLLGGTVLMGVSFCWALGSIYSRTARKPPNPLLGVAMQMLCGGGLLWCVAILSGAWGRTDFSAVSLKSWMGLLYLTFCGSLLGYAAYIWLLNNAPVSLVATYAYVNPMVAVLLGWLFAGETLGLREGVAALLILAAVVLITYGNRRTPRK encoded by the coding sequence ATGCCCTTTCCGACTCGGCTCGTGGTTGCGCTGGTTTCCGTTTACGTATTCTGGGGCGGGAATTTCCTGGCGGCGCGTTTTGCGGTCGAGACGATCCCGCCGGTCTCCGTGACCGCCATGCGTTTTTCTCTGGTCGGCGTCCTTCTCTACGTCTTCCTGGCTTTGAGGGGGGTGGCCAGGGCGGGCTGGGGGGAGTGGCGCGACGCCGCCGTCACGGGGGCCCTGCTTCTGACCCTGGCCAACGGCGGGCTGGTCTGGTCCCAGCAGTTTCTGCCCAGCGGGATGGCATCCGTCCTCCTGGGGACGACCCCCATGTGGCTCGTGACGATGGACTGGCTCTGGAAGAGGGGGCCCAAGCCGCGGCCCGCAGTTTTTGCCGGACTGTTCGTGGGGTTCCTGGGAATCCTCCTCCTGGCGCGCCACGTGGTTCTGAAGGGGGACGGAGCCTATCTTCTGGGGGGAACCGTCCTCATGGGGGTCTCCTTTTGCTGGGCGCTGGGGTCGATCTATTCGCGCACGGCGCGCAAGCCGCCAAACCCTCTGCTGGGGGTCGCGATGCAGATGCTGTGCGGCGGCGGACTGCTCTGGTGCGTGGCGATCCTCTCCGGGGCCTGGGGAAGGACGGACTTCTCCGCGGTTTCCCTCAAATCCTGGATGGGGCTCCTTTATCTGACCTTCTGCGGTTCCCTTTTGGGATACGCCGCGTACATCTGGCTGCTGAACAACGCCCCCGTCTCCCTGGTCGCCACCTACGCCTACGTCAACCCCATGGTGGCCGTCCTGCTGGGCTGGCTCTTCGCGGGGGAGACCCTGGGGCTTCGCGAGGGGGTCGCCGCGCTGCTGATCCTGGCGGCCGTGGTGCTGATCACCTATGGAAACCGAAGGACGCCGCGGAAATGA
- a CDS encoding heavy-metal-associated domain-containing protein: MKKTLGVADMACQHCVGRIEKALKAAGVTDYEIVLEAKEVRVAESQAALAASALSEAGYPCVPKD; encoded by the coding sequence GTGAAAAAGACGTTGGGTGTTGCGGACATGGCTTGCCAGCATTGCGTGGGGCGTATAGAAAAGGCCCTGAAGGCCGCGGGGGTGACGGACTACGAAATCGTGCTCGAGGCCAAGGAGGTCCGGGTCGCAGAATCTCAGGCGGCCCTTGCCGCTTCGGCACTTTCGGAGGCCGGCTATCCCTGTGTTCCGAAGGATTAG
- the fabF gene encoding beta-ketoacyl-ACP synthase II produces MRRVVVTGLGPLSPIATGKDAYWQALREGRNGIGPITTFELGDCPVTFGAEIKDFDPARWMDGKEAKRSDRAIQFAVAASKLAVEDAKLDTGSLDPYRLGVYIGTGQGGIETSFNSFKTMMEKGSRRVSPFFIPMMISNMSTAYVAIVHGAKGPNLCVVTACATSLHSLGEAYHTIVRDDADVILAGGTEAALRAISIAGFASMKALSTRMDSPETASRPFDKDRDGFVMGEGAGVLVLEELEHAKARGAHIYGEFVGYGTSCDAGHITAPDPEAAGALYATRHAMKMAGWSPEQVDYINAHGTSTDLNDKMESMMVHKVFGDRAKEVVVTSTKSLIGHCLGAAGALETIAAFQAIEQNYIHPTLNYTTPDPECDINLSTGKGVEKKVDRLLVNSFGFGGHNGVLAFQRYV; encoded by the coding sequence ATGAGAAGAGTGGTCGTAACGGGCCTTGGGCCCCTGAGTCCCATCGCCACGGGGAAGGACGCCTATTGGCAGGCGCTCCGTGAGGGACGTAACGGGATCGGTCCCATCACGACGTTCGAACTGGGGGATTGTCCCGTCACGTTCGGCGCCGAGATCAAGGACTTCGACCCCGCGCGCTGGATGGACGGCAAGGAGGCCAAGCGCTCCGACCGTGCGATCCAGTTTGCCGTGGCCGCCTCCAAACTGGCGGTCGAGGATGCGAAGCTGGACACCGGAAGCCTCGATCCCTATCGCCTGGGCGTCTACATCGGCACCGGTCAGGGCGGCATCGAGACCTCGTTCAACAGCTTCAAGACGATGATGGAGAAGGGGTCGCGCCGGGTCAGCCCGTTCTTCATCCCGATGATGATCAGCAACATGTCGACGGCCTACGTCGCGATCGTGCACGGCGCCAAGGGGCCGAACCTCTGCGTCGTCACGGCCTGCGCGACGTCGCTGCACAGCCTGGGCGAGGCCTACCACACGATCGTGAGGGACGATGCGGACGTCATCCTGGCGGGCGGCACCGAGGCCGCGCTGCGCGCCATCAGCATCGCGGGCTTCGCCTCGATGAAGGCGCTGTCCACCCGCATGGACTCGCCCGAGACGGCCAGCCGCCCCTTCGACAAGGACCGCGACGGGTTCGTGATGGGCGAGGGGGCCGGGGTGCTGGTCCTCGAGGAGCTTGAGCATGCCAAGGCCCGGGGCGCGCACATCTACGGAGAGTTCGTGGGCTACGGCACCTCCTGCGACGCCGGGCACATCACGGCGCCGGACCCCGAGGCCGCGGGTGCCCTTTACGCCACGAGGCACGCCATGAAGATGGCGGGATGGTCCCCCGAGCAGGTGGACTACATCAACGCGCATGGGACCTCCACCGACCTGAACGACAAGATGGAGTCCATGATGGTGCACAAGGTGTTCGGGGACCGGGCCAAGGAGGTCGTCGTGACCTCCACCAAGTCCCTGATCGGGCACTGCCTGGGTGCGGCCGGGGCGCTCGAGACCATCGCGGCCTTCCAGGCCATCGAGCAGAACTACATCCATCCCACCCTCAACTACACGACCCCCGATCCCGAGTGCGACATCAACCTGTCGACGGGCAAGGGCGTGGAGAAGAAGGTCGACAGGCTTCTGGTGAACAGCTTTGGGTTCGGCGGGCACAACGGGGTTCTCGCCTTCCAGCGGTACGTTTAG
- a CDS encoding 2-phosphosulfolactate phosphatase gives MAKPIEADVVLSCSEHLPAVDVWLVVDVLRATTVIVRWFELGGEELYPVDSVESARRLAQALAQEGCPPLLMGEENAIAPRGFDLGNSPTDLTRELVVSRPCAVMATTNGTKALLKAAATGVPVLVACARNALSVLDCALSRGSRIGILCSGRKGRPAWDDTLCAGLLLADLERRQPGLRLADGARLALLAWQSSSDLHASLESADHAVFLNKIGYGADIAFACRQDATDVVPELHELPDEDGMRAVLRRVPADAIPPGARPPLPRTARVPAAPQGDRTAPTGADRFAPLLQYARSDADHVFLGGGRHRKGK, from the coding sequence ATGGCAAAACCTATAGAAGCCGATGTCGTTTTATCCTGCAGCGAGCACCTGCCGGCGGTGGACGTCTGGCTGGTGGTCGACGTGCTTCGAGCGACGACCGTCATCGTTCGTTGGTTCGAGCTCGGAGGCGAGGAGCTCTATCCCGTGGACTCGGTCGAGTCCGCACGGCGGCTGGCCCAGGCTCTGGCGCAGGAGGGGTGTCCCCCCCTCCTGATGGGGGAGGAGAACGCCATAGCCCCCAGGGGCTTCGATCTGGGCAACTCCCCCACCGATCTGACCCGAGAGCTCGTCGTCTCGCGGCCGTGCGCCGTCATGGCGACCACCAACGGAACCAAGGCCCTCCTGAAGGCGGCCGCGACGGGGGTCCCCGTCCTGGTCGCCTGTGCCCGCAACGCCCTCTCGGTGCTCGACTGCGCCCTGTCGAGGGGATCGCGGATCGGTATCCTCTGCTCCGGGCGCAAGGGGCGTCCCGCTTGGGACGACACCCTCTGCGCGGGGCTCCTGCTGGCGGACCTCGAACGGCGGCAGCCCGGCCTGAGGCTCGCGGACGGCGCCCGCCTGGCGCTTTTGGCGTGGCAGTCCTCCTCCGACCTTCACGCGTCTCTCGAGAGCGCGGACCATGCCGTCTTCCTGAACAAGATCGGCTACGGGGCGGACATCGCCTTCGCCTGCCGCCAGGACGCCACGGACGTCGTGCCGGAACTGCACGAGCTGCCGGATGAGGACGGGATGCGGGCCGTTCTGCGCCGCGTTCCTGCAGACGCCATCCCCCCGGGGGCCCGCCCGCCCCTTCCCAGAACGGCCCGTGTGCCCGCCGCCCCTCAGGGGGACCGGACGGCACCGACGGGGGCGGACCGTTTCGCCCCCCTTCTCCAGTACGCCCGAAGCGACGCGGACCACGTCTTTCTGGGCGGAGGCCGACACAGGAAAGGCAAGTGA
- the fabG gene encoding 3-oxoacyl-[acyl-carrier-protein] reductase, whose translation MSRLALVTGGSRGIGRAVAAALGRSGFDVAVNYNNSAGPAEELCGELAALGVRASAFKADVSDRAQVEALFKAVEAGMGPVEVLVNNAGITRDNLLMRMKCEEWDSVLAANLNSAFYCTREAIRGMAKARWGRIVNIASVVGLIGNVGQANYSASKAGLIGFTKSVAREYAARGVTVNAVAPGFVATDMTGVLKDQVKEAILGQIPMGRMGAPEDVARAVVFFASEESSYVTGQVLAVDGGMTMC comes from the coding sequence ATGAGCCGTCTGGCCCTGGTTACCGGGGGCTCGCGCGGGATCGGCAGAGCCGTCGCTGCGGCTCTGGGGAGAAGCGGGTTCGATGTGGCGGTGAACTACAACAACAGCGCGGGCCCCGCGGAGGAGCTCTGCGGCGAGCTGGCCGCTCTGGGCGTGCGGGCGTCGGCCTTCAAGGCGGACGTCTCGGACCGGGCCCAGGTCGAGGCGCTCTTCAAGGCGGTCGAGGCCGGGATGGGGCCGGTCGAGGTGCTCGTCAACAACGCGGGAATCACGCGGGACAACCTGCTGATGCGCATGAAATGCGAGGAGTGGGACTCCGTTCTGGCGGCGAACCTGAACTCCGCGTTCTACTGCACCCGGGAGGCCATCCGGGGCATGGCGAAGGCCCGATGGGGCCGCATCGTCAACATCGCCTCGGTGGTGGGGCTCATAGGCAACGTCGGTCAGGCCAATTACAGCGCGTCCAAGGCGGGGCTGATCGGCTTCACCAAGTCCGTGGCGCGGGAATATGCCGCGCGCGGCGTGACGGTCAATGCCGTCGCGCCCGGGTTTGTGGCGACCGACATGACCGGGGTGCTGAAGGACCAGGTCAAGGAGGCGATCCTCGGCCAGATCCCGATGGGCCGTATGGGGGCTCCCGAGGATGTGGCGAGGGCCGTTGTCTTTTTCGCCTCGGAGGAGAGCTCCTACGTCACCGGTCAGGTTTTGGCTGTTGACGGCGGAATGACAATGTGTTAA
- the rnc gene encoding ribonuclease III has product MGSAGTTGFSPSSGTFSPFLRAGEAARIAGRDLGALQEALGYRFKDGGLLEEALCHSSFAHEHGLDLSNQRLEFLGDSVLGFLVARVLYERYPGAAEGELSRRRSDLVCGASLRRRAEALGLTQFLLCGRSMKRRDLPPSLCEDALEALIGAVCLDGGVPEAERVVRRLFFEDEPVPASGPDAKSRLQILLQARGMGEARYRVESVSGPSHAPRFRVRLRVGNIDRVGFGGSRKEAETSAAELALQDVEGVEGSV; this is encoded by the coding sequence TTGGGTTCGGCGGGCACAACGGGGTTCTCGCCTTCCAGCGGTACGTTTAGCCCCTTCCTCCGTGCGGGGGAGGCCGCCCGCATCGCCGGGCGGGACCTGGGAGCGCTCCAGGAGGCGCTGGGCTATCGTTTCAAGGACGGAGGGCTTCTCGAGGAGGCCCTCTGTCATTCCTCGTTCGCCCACGAACATGGCCTGGACCTCAGCAACCAGCGCCTGGAGTTCCTGGGGGACTCCGTGCTGGGGTTTCTCGTCGCGCGCGTCCTGTACGAGCGGTACCCGGGCGCTGCGGAGGGCGAGCTCTCGCGGAGGCGCTCGGATCTCGTCTGCGGGGCCTCCCTTCGCCGTCGGGCCGAGGCCCTGGGGCTCACGCAGTTCCTCCTCTGCGGCCGCTCCATGAAAAGGCGGGACCTTCCCCCGTCCCTCTGCGAGGACGCGCTGGAGGCCCTGATCGGCGCCGTCTGCCTGGACGGCGGTGTCCCCGAGGCGGAGCGCGTGGTGCGCCGTCTGTTCTTCGAGGACGAGCCGGTCCCCGCTTCGGGGCCGGACGCCAAGTCCCGGTTGCAGATCCTGCTTCAGGCCCGGGGCATGGGGGAGGCCCGCTATCGGGTGGAGTCGGTCTCGGGGCCGTCCCATGCGCCCCGATTCCGGGTGCGGCTTCGGGTTGGAAACATCGATCGGGTCGGCTTCGGGGGCAGCCGCAAGGAGGCGGAGACCTCGGCCGCGGAGCTGGCTCTGCAGGATGTCGAGGGCGTGGAGGGAAGCGTGTGA
- a CDS encoding chemotaxis protein CheV — MKGASLSADNKWEVVVFSLGKDAFAINVNKTREILRWTGCRPVPHTAPAFVGITTVRGMTLPLIDLRLFLGIDSPVPMEQTKVMIVEFNDVRLGFLVDSVERIHRVSADDLDASLSDTCAGPWVLYVMKRDSRNILLLDYEAIVQATAPSVAERMLDEGKLEALHSRVGNAQNFRILVADDSPLLRQQVRDVLTRAGFERIVPVRDGAEAYELLLEKGEAFDLLISDIEMPRMDGLSLMEALRKDPRTQSMPIVLFSSIMVRDLLARAESLGAHARILKPDVYGLAESVVAVYKGEPCPK; from the coding sequence ATGAAGGGTGCGTCGTTGTCGGCGGACAACAAATGGGAGGTCGTCGTTTTTTCTCTGGGCAAGGATGCGTTCGCCATCAACGTCAACAAGACGCGGGAGATTCTGCGCTGGACGGGGTGCCGTCCGGTCCCCCATACGGCTCCGGCCTTCGTGGGCATCACCACGGTTCGGGGGATGACTTTGCCCCTGATCGACCTGCGCCTTTTTCTGGGGATCGACTCCCCGGTGCCGATGGAGCAGACCAAGGTGATGATCGTGGAGTTCAACGATGTCCGCCTGGGCTTCCTGGTCGACTCCGTGGAGCGCATCCACCGGGTGAGCGCCGACGACCTGGACGCCTCCCTGTCGGATACCTGTGCCGGCCCCTGGGTGCTCTACGTCATGAAGCGGGATTCCCGGAACATCCTGCTTCTGGACTATGAGGCGATCGTCCAGGCTACGGCCCCCTCCGTTGCGGAGCGGATGCTCGACGAGGGCAAGCTGGAGGCGCTGCACTCCAGGGTCGGGAACGCCCAGAATTTTCGCATCCTGGTGGCGGACGACTCCCCCCTGCTTCGTCAGCAGGTCCGCGACGTCCTGACGAGGGCCGGTTTCGAGCGGATCGTCCCCGTCCGGGACGGTGCCGAGGCCTACGAGCTGCTGCTGGAGAAGGGCGAGGCGTTCGACCTGCTGATCTCGGACATCGAGATGCCCCGAATGGACGGGCTGTCCCTGATGGAGGCCCTGAGGAAGGATCCTCGAACCCAGTCCATGCCCATCGTTCTGTTCTCCTCCATCATGGTGAGGGACCTGCTGGCCCGGGCGGAGAGCCTGGGGGCCCATGCCCGCATCCTGAAGCCGGACGTCTACGGGCTGGCGGAGAGCGTGGTGGCGGTCTACAAGGGCGAGCCCTGTCCGAAGTAG
- a CDS encoding MalY/PatB family protein: MAYDFDRVIERRGTHCSKWDTDPRAIEGVDYPVGNPLPLWIADMDFEVAPEITQALVERARHGIFGYTAVPDSCYDAIIDWQARRHGWRIEKEWIHFAPGAVPAAHMAVQAFCQPGDRIIIQRPVYYPFFRTALNNGAQIANNPLRLRDGRYEMDFEGFERLARDPRTTLFILCSPHNPVGRVWSREDLERIGDICARNDVRVFADELHCDILMPGHKHHPFGNVNEVCRDNSMTVIAPSKTFNLAGLHATVVITPDPRMRRRFGNVLTQNSISQPNLFAITGLEAAYKHGERWLDELLVYIKGNYDFLVDDLKRRLPQVRVMPLEGTFLAWMDFSALEADTYALQKRMLTEADVWLDEGWIFGPEGNGFERIVLACPRSILKEAVDRIVRAFGK; the protein is encoded by the coding sequence ATGGCATACGATTTCGACAGGGTCATCGAGAGGCGGGGCACCCACTGCTCCAAGTGGGATACGGATCCCCGTGCGATCGAGGGCGTGGACTATCCGGTCGGCAACCCGCTCCCGCTGTGGATCGCGGACATGGACTTCGAGGTGGCGCCGGAGATCACGCAGGCGCTGGTGGAGCGGGCCCGGCACGGCATCTTCGGCTACACGGCCGTCCCCGATTCCTGCTACGATGCGATCATCGACTGGCAGGCCCGGCGCCACGGGTGGAGGATAGAGAAGGAGTGGATCCATTTCGCCCCCGGTGCGGTTCCCGCGGCCCACATGGCTGTTCAGGCCTTCTGCCAGCCGGGCGACCGGATCATCATCCAGCGGCCGGTCTACTATCCCTTCTTCCGGACGGCGCTCAACAACGGCGCCCAGATCGCCAACAATCCCCTGCGTCTGCGCGACGGGCGCTACGAGATGGACTTCGAGGGCTTCGAGCGCCTGGCCCGGGACCCCCGGACGACGCTCTTCATCCTCTGCAGCCCGCACAACCCCGTAGGGCGCGTCTGGAGCCGGGAGGACCTGGAGCGCATCGGCGACATCTGCGCCCGAAACGACGTCCGCGTGTTTGCGGACGAGCTGCACTGCGACATCCTGATGCCCGGTCACAAGCACCATCCCTTCGGGAACGTCAACGAGGTCTGCCGGGACAACTCCATGACCGTGATCGCGCCCAGCAAGACCTTCAACCTCGCGGGGCTCCACGCCACGGTCGTCATCACTCCCGATCCCCGGATGCGGCGGCGCTTCGGGAACGTCCTGACGCAGAACAGCATTTCCCAGCCCAACCTCTTCGCCATAACGGGGCTCGAGGCCGCGTACAAGCACGGAGAGCGGTGGCTGGACGAGCTGCTGGTCTACATCAAGGGCAACTACGACTTCCTGGTGGACGATCTGAAGAGGCGCCTGCCTCAGGTGCGGGTGATGCCGCTCGAGGGGACCTTCCTGGCCTGGATGGATTTCAGCGCTCTGGAGGCGGACACCTATGCGCTGCAGAAGCGGATGTTGACCGAGGCCGATGTCTGGCTCGACGAGGGCTGGATCTTCGGCCCCGAGGGGAACGGGTTCGAGCGCATCGTTCTGGCCTGTCCCCGAAGCATCCTCAAAGAGGCGGTGGACCGTATTGTGAGGGCGTTCGGAAAATAG
- the acpP gene encoding acyl carrier protein → MKKEEVLSRLKEIITERLDVEEDQIVPEATFVEDLGADSLDIVELIMGIEEEFDIEIPDEDAEKLTSVGEALNYTLSKIGVDE, encoded by the coding sequence ATGAAGAAGGAGGAAGTCCTTTCCAGGCTGAAGGAGATTATCACCGAGCGCCTCGATGTCGAGGAGGATCAGATCGTCCCGGAGGCCACGTTCGTCGAGGACCTCGGAGCGGATTCGCTGGACATCGTCGAGCTGATCATGGGCATCGAGGAGGAGTTCGACATCGAGATTCCGGACGAGGATGCCGAGAAGCTGACCTCGGTGGGCGAAGCGCTGAACTACACGCTGAGCAAGATTGGGGTCGACGAGTAA
- the larC gene encoding nickel pincer cofactor biosynthesis protein LarC has product MRTLYLDCFAGIAGDMLVGALLGLLPDPERFRSEMRKLTALSANDYELVIERGLKNGIAGTNFDVRTHEHHPDRGLREIEAIVGGSGLSERIRREALRAFALLAEAEAQVHGTTPDKIHFHEVGAIDSIVDIVGTFVLMDLLGWPRVLCSPLNVGSGTVACAHGLLPVPAPATALLLRGLPVFSQGAPMERTTPTGALLARTLASAFCSVPPGRIVASSYGLGNRDSEDMPNVLRVLLMEAGQEEEGVVHERLTLLECNIDDMNPQDFEPVSESLFGEGALDVWTEPIYMKKGRPAVRFCCLADPAKAQALAMTMLKETTSQGVRHLAVERTRLNWRIDRVATSLGELDVKTALLGDAPLRRTPEYEDLKRLSAEHRLPMAEIRRRVAREL; this is encoded by the coding sequence ATGAGGACACTTTACCTGGACTGCTTCGCGGGCATAGCGGGAGACATGCTGGTCGGCGCGTTGCTGGGCCTCCTTCCCGATCCGGAGCGGTTCCGGTCGGAGATGCGCAAGCTGACGGCCCTCTCCGCAAACGATTACGAGCTCGTCATCGAGAGGGGCCTGAAAAACGGCATCGCGGGGACGAACTTCGACGTCCGCACCCATGAACACCATCCGGATCGCGGTCTGCGCGAGATCGAGGCGATCGTCGGCGGCAGCGGGCTCTCCGAGCGCATCCGCCGGGAGGCCCTCCGGGCCTTCGCCCTCCTCGCGGAGGCCGAAGCGCAAGTGCACGGGACGACGCCCGACAAGATCCATTTCCACGAGGTCGGGGCCATCGACTCCATCGTGGACATCGTGGGCACCTTCGTTCTGATGGACCTCCTGGGCTGGCCCCGGGTCCTCTGCTCCCCGCTCAACGTGGGCTCCGGGACGGTGGCTTGCGCTCACGGCCTCCTGCCCGTCCCGGCCCCGGCCACGGCGTTGCTGCTGCGAGGGCTGCCGGTCTTCTCCCAGGGGGCGCCCATGGAGCGCACCACCCCGACCGGCGCCCTGCTCGCCAGGACCCTGGCCTCGGCCTTCTGCTCCGTGCCTCCGGGTCGGATCGTGGCCTCGAGCTACGGGCTGGGCAACCGGGACTCGGAGGACATGCCGAACGTCCTTCGGGTCCTGCTGATGGAGGCGGGCCAGGAGGAAGAGGGCGTCGTGCACGAGCGCCTCACCCTGCTGGAGTGCAACATCGACGACATGAACCCTCAGGACTTCGAACCCGTCTCCGAGAGCCTCTTCGGGGAAGGCGCCCTGGACGTCTGGACCGAGCCCATATACATGAAGAAGGGGCGACCGGCCGTTCGGTTCTGTTGCCTCGCCGACCCGGCAAAGGCCCAGGCCCTGGCCATGACGATGCTGAAGGAGACCACGTCTCAGGGCGTCCGGCACCTCGCCGTGGAACGCACCCGACTGAACTGGCGCATCGACCGGGTCGCCACCTCCCTGGGGGAGCTGGACGTCAAGACCGCGCTGCTGGGGGACGCCCCGCTGCGCCGAACCCCGGAGTATGAGGACCTGAAGCGCCTCTCCGCGGAGCACCGCCTGCCGATGGCCGAGATACGCCGCCGCGTGGCGCGCGAACTGTAA
- a CDS encoding DUF4230 domain-containing protein: MSIVVVMLLILSIVLNVLLLTRKKNTPRKKSVRSAILMGIQNVNELATVRERFQSIVSFSEGKQMPFLGFNLPGTTRKFMMRYSGTIVCGNDLSKIDISERFAVNRVRVVVPRSRILDIYADIHSFEVYDQQAGIFTSVRLEDQNREVTADLEEVRANALKGGILGQADENTRRILTSIVAATGMEAEIVFDDGERDTLHLNLPPVHEAAESERALAPKA; the protein is encoded by the coding sequence ATGTCGATTGTCGTAGTGATGCTGCTCATCCTATCCATCGTCCTCAACGTCCTGCTCTTGACGCGGAAGAAGAACACCCCCCGCAAAAAGTCGGTCCGTTCCGCCATTCTGATGGGAATCCAGAACGTCAACGAGCTCGCGACCGTCCGGGAGCGATTTCAGTCCATCGTCTCCTTCTCCGAGGGCAAGCAGATGCCCTTCCTGGGCTTCAACCTGCCGGGGACCACGCGCAAGTTCATGATGCGCTACTCCGGAACCATCGTCTGCGGCAACGACCTCTCCAAGATCGACATCTCCGAGCGCTTCGCCGTCAACCGCGTCCGCGTGGTCGTCCCACGCAGCCGCATTCTGGACATCTACGCGGACATCCACAGCTTCGAGGTCTACGACCAGCAGGCGGGGATCTTCACCTCCGTCCGGCTGGAGGACCAGAATCGCGAGGTGACCGCCGATCTGGAGGAGGTGCGGGCCAACGCGCTCAAGGGCGGCATCCTGGGCCAGGCGGACGAGAACACCCGCCGCATCCTGACGTCCATCGTCGCGGCCACAGGGATGGAGGCCGAGATCGTCTTCGACGACGGCGAACGGGACACCCTGCACCTGAACCTCCCGCCGGTCCACGAGGCCGCGGAGAGCGAGAGGGCTCTGGCCCCAAAGGCCTGA